From Vanrija pseudolonga chromosome 1, complete sequence, a single genomic window includes:
- the liz1_1 gene encoding Pantothenate transporter liz1, which translates to MATDSKHLTLHDEKMGDSTEKVVPAPTAPSAIEYTRWQKFVSAVWDPDYYLKSEAERRLVRKLDTYMLTALCFGWLMKYIDQTNLTNAYVSGMKEDLKMFGNEYTRLLTIYNAVYCVLQIPSNLIVMKVRPSWWLAGCEIGWTAFTFAQAAATSTTQVYVFRFFVAFFEAAFQPVCYFLMGSWYLKSELGKRMAVWYCFMPLGQAMSGYLQTAVYKGLNGAHGMQGWRWLYIVCGAMTIPAVILVFILVPEFPSNANAWYLTDEEIAIARERSARNGTKPILNDLKWGQFASMFKHWRIYFLPLGYIFYGFSVQSYNYFGIYLKAENFSVSMRNIIPSCSWVASIPVQLLIGYLSDRLGTRFWVIAVILSCQVIPNAILTAWPPSAGLKIFAFFANPLFFATSLYYTWLNEICGASAEERGVVVGMTNTAFYAFNTWLPNLVFLQSDQPSFRKGYPTLLGSLLCALATVVCIHLLYKRQQRQEAGETGSDIERAPEQKHAIALDPAVVRVFVTNLLSENSSQLEHIGSLRDQIATQREQIEWLESRLNSVLRDGGTAVANGGDISVHDVPMASGGATSAPAEVPAAGLPVTDSPSPAERLVRQIITANTGINLHTNILQQLGTVAAVESDPDGHASHTPSSTAWPPKQLAERLVNLYFDYTICFYPIHERSEVLRDLHDIYAMTAPDVPGPSSFKSPDYRVYRLAMMLAAGCTLQETQRRIPRTDASASLCSNASSGS; encoded by the exons ATGGCCACCGACTCCAAGCACCTCACCCTCCACGACGAAAAGATGGGCGACTCGACGGAAAAAGTGGTGCCTGCACCAACTGCTCCGTCTGCCATCGAGTACACTCGGTGGCAGAAGTTTGTCTCGGCTGTCTGGGATCCCGACTACTACCTCAAGTCTGAGGCGGAGCGTCGCCTGGTCCGCAAACTCGACACATACATGCTCACGGCCCTCTGCTTCGGCTGGCTCATGAAGTACATTGATCAGACCAACCTCACCAACGCGTATGTG TCGGGAATGAAGGAGGATCTCAAGATGTTTGGCAACGAGTACACGCGCCTCTTGACAATCTACAACGCTGTTTACTGTGTGCTTCAAATCCCTTCCAACCTCATCGTGATGAAGGTCCGCCCGTCTTGGTGGCTCGCGGGTTGTGAAATTGGTTGGACAGCCTTCACCTTTGCGCAGGCCGCCGCAACCTCGACAACTCAGGTCTACGTCTTCCGCTTCTTCGTCGCATTCTTCGAGGCCGCCTTCCAGCCGGTTTGCTACTTCCTCATGGGATCATGGTACCTCAAGTCTGAACTTGGCAAGCGTATGGCTGTGTGGTACTGCTTCATGCCTTTGGGCCAGG CCATGAGCGGATACCTCCAGACTGCAGTTTACAAGGGCCTCAACGGTGCCCACGGCATGCAAGGCTGGCGATGGCTCTACATTGTTTGCGGTGCTATGACTATCCCCGCCGTCATTCTCGTCTTCATCCTCGTCCCCGAGTTCCCGTCCAACGCCAACGCGTGGTacctcaccgacgaggagatcgCCATTGCCCGTGAGCGCTCGGCCCGCAATGGCACCAAGCCCATCCTCAACGACCTCAAGTGGGGCCAGTTCGCCTCCATGTTCAAGCACTGGCGAATCTACTTCCTTCCCCTGGGCTACATCTTCTACGGCTTTAGCGTGCAGAGCTACAACTACTTTGGCATCTacctcaaggccgagaacTTCTCCGTGTCCATGCGCAACATCATCCCATCGTGCTCTTGGGTCGCGTCGATTCCGGTTCAGCTCCTCATTGGCTACCTTTCCGACCGTCTAGGTACTCGCTTCTGGGTTATCGCCGTCATTCTGTCTTGTCAGGTCATCCCCAACGCTATCCTCACTGCCTGGCCTCCCTCGGCGGGCCTCAAGATTTTTGCCTTCTTTGCCAACCCGCTCTTCTTCGCCACTTCGCTCTACTACACCTGGTTGAACGAGATATGCGGAGCcagtgccgaggagcgcggcgtcgtggtcggCATGACCAACACTGCGTTCTACGCCTTCAACACGTGGCTCCCAAACCTCGTGTTCCTCCAGTCCGACCAGCCGAGCTTCCGCAAGGGATACCCAACGCTGCTCGGCAGTTTGCTCTGCGCGCTTGCTACAGTGGTTTGCATCCACCTTTTGTAcaagcgccagcagcgacaggAGGCTGGAGAGACCGGGTCAGATATTGAGAGGGCTCCAGAGCAGAAGCA TgcgatcgcgctcgacccAGCTGTAGTCCGTGT GTTTGTGACCAATCTCTTATCGGAGAACTCGAGCCAGCTCGAGCATATCGGTTCCCTCCGCGACCAGATTGCCACCCAGCGTGAACAGATCGAATGGCTAGAGTCGAGGCTCAACTCTGTTCTACGGGATGGAGGCACGGCTGTCGCAAATGGAGGAGACATCTCAGTGCACGATGTGCCCATGGCGTCTGGCGGCGCGACAAGCGCCCCCGCAGAGGTGCCAGCAGCGGGCCTCCCCGTCACCGACAGTCCGTCGCCGGCCGAGAGGCTGGTCCGACAGATCATCACGGCCAACACCGGCATCAACCTGCACACCAACATCCTGCAGCAGCTGGGAACGGTCGCGGCTGTCGAGAGTGACCCAGACGGCCATGCATCGCATACACCGTCGTCCACGGCCTGGCCGCCAAAGCAGCTTGCGGAGCGTCTTGTCAACCTCTACTTTGACTACACCATTTGCTTCTATCCCATCCACGAGAGGTCCGAAGTCCTCCGCGA CCTCCATGACATCTATGCCATGACTGCACCGGATGTACCCGGTCCCTCGTCGTTCAAGTCACCCGACTACAGGGTGTACCGACTCGCCATGATGCTGGCTGCCGGCTGCACGCTCCAGGAGACTCAGCGACGAATCCCACGTACCGATGCGTCGGCCTCATTGTGCAG CAATGCCTCGTCGGGATCCTGA